The genome window TGACATACCATTTCAGGAGGGAGAATTTTTTCCCGTAAATTCAGATTTTTTAGTCAAATCGGAGTGTAATCAATAAattggtaaaatattttttaaggatTAACCGGAGAAATCTCTTGGGATTTTCCCATAAATCAGGATCTTTAGAACAATGCATCTAGCAATGTTTGATTAGaataacattaaatttaatataatctgCCCTGATAATTATCGCGTACTGGGATCAAATATTTTTCATCTGTTATACTAAGCAAGAGGACCTAgtgatataaattattttttattattgttttcagATGAAGAAATTCGTATCGATTCTTGACTAGTATTAGGTTTTTTCTCATCAAATAATCTGTGTATCCCGTTGGTAAAAAGTTGATCTGCGCATACGATGAATCATTTGAACATGCTTAAAGTCAATCAGAGGTTTCTAATGGGTTGGTGGCTATGGTCTGATGAAAGCTATAGGCCCTGGTGATCCACTTAAATAATGGAAACGTTGCTTTAAACTTTGAGTTAATTAAGATGCTATGAAATATGGTTATGATCAGGGTTAACTTCAGTAGCTGATTGTGCAAGCCACTACCAATAGTTCATCGCGAAAAGTTGGTTATTGCCTGGAAAATGAGCTTCTTGTATGCTCTATCGAGGTTTCGATATGTGATGTAGAGAAAGCTTTGAACTGATCTGACATATATTCAGCAAGAACGTCCAGAGATGGCTTTTAATAAGAATCTAATCAATAAGTATAAAAATCTCGATGTTCATGGTGGCTCTTATTTCATCCATTCTGGTAAAAGGTTTTTCAGGAATAGAAAAGGAAACATATTTAGCACATGTCAGATGAAATGGAAAGTGTACTGTCCATGAAATGGTCCGGCTTTCTCTTGACAGATGCTTTTCACCGGAAAGGACTATGGATAAGAAATCAACATTATCGCGCCTTTTTTCTTAAAGATGGATAAATAATCAGTTACATTAGTTATGATATCATATTAaatgaccaattctcctaaaatctcAAAATGTTAGGAGGAGAGTTTATCAGGAtgatattgtattctaacaCTACTTCCTTCGTTTTCCTCTTTTAATTTTGCTCTTAATTTTCcgttccattccattccattctacCCAATCGAACAAAATATCCCACGGTTCTGCTTCAACCCTCACTCACAAAGCCTCTCGACAGAAGATTCTCCTCTGTCAAAACGCAGTGTTGCCATTTTGTGCGCAATAAGTGGTTTCTGGTTTCTGAGTGGGATTTATCTTTATCTAGTTGGAGACCAAGACCAGAGTCTGATTTAGTACTAGTATGTGGTCAGACATTCCTCCAAAGAAGACTCCTAGATTCCATAGCCCTCAGAAATATTTGCACATGAGTTGTTGCCTAGTGAAAGTCAAGCGCACCAATGTTTATTTGTGGTGGCTAAAAACTTCTGATTTGATAGCTTGAAAGCCATTTGCGCAACTAAAGCATCGCTTATTAGCTAGAAAATAGAAATAACTAATTATGGTCTTTTACGTTTCCATGATCTGCAGACTGCACTAAGTTGTTATTGCTACTGAATAGCACCACCTCTGATATATCTAGTACCAAGGCTTTGGCCAGTAAATTTTTCCCCAGCATCTTCTTATCAGAGAAAATTCCATTGTTACTAGACTAATAAGAATTGTAATTATAGACCGACTCATCAATTAAGACAAACTTGAACTAAGAAATACTCCTTTTTAGTAGCCTTCTTATCAAACTACTGAGAAAGGCTATAGCCAACAATAAAGGGGCAGGAAGAAAACACAGAAAgaataattcttagaattttttatttatttatttagtttcagATAGCCAAGggaagaaatttaaaattcttaagCTGAAATATCTCCAGGATCGGAGAACATTCTTGAGCTTATCATCATTAATATGCTTAACTTTATAGGATATCTGAGACAGACTGTTCAGAATTTGACGGTGAAGAGATTCTAACCTTTCTTCTGTTACAAGGATTATCAACTGACTACTCAAATGCACAGCAATATACTGATCCTAATAGCTCGTGATTTCTGAACTTTGCAGATTGAGTTCTGCATGGATATATCTGAAATCCATCAAGTTACCTATCACTTATAAGCAATAAACACTTCCTTTAAGTTAAGTCAAAGAGACACATCGCCTAGCATCCCTGCACAGATGGATGTTGTTGACATCTTTCTATAATTAATCAAAACTAGCTTGCTTTTCCTTGATTCCCAGTCCCTCAATTCAACAAATGCAACACCTTAAATAGCTTCCTTCGCATCTGGAAAGAGTAATACAATTTCTATTTGTCTCTGCAACTAACTTAGGTTGCATGTTTCGTTTATTCTTGAACTGTTGTATGCACATttcttaatataaattaatttatgcaGAACCAGAAACTATGGTTCAAAGATGCTTTGTCTTATGTCCACAATAAACTTTTTGATTcacaaaattttttaaatgtattatTCCAGAGCATACAGTTTAGAACACCTTGggttttaaaaattagaacaatAGGCAACTCAGCATTGGTCGAGATCACGAGTTCGAGTCCTTACCATCCCCCCCATCATTCTCAGAATTTATATGGACAAGCAAGCAAACTATATACTGAAGTGATTCATACTGTATGTTAACACAAAAAGAGAACAAGAAAGTTGCAAATCCATAGCCTATTTATAAACACTTCATATACACTTCTGAGTCCAAAGATAATCTCAGTCGACTTACATTAACATAAATACTTCTGCTTTCCCCTTTATTCTTTTTATGACCTGCAATTTATTGAAGTACTTTCCTTGCACAGTACTGTAATATATCTTCTTCCATTAATACGCGATTGATATCAAACCAGATCAGCATTTCTTGACAAATAAAGTCAACAGAATTCAAGGTATTTCCTCATTGCTGTCACCTTCATAACAATCCGCTATAGCCACAGCGCCCCTTGCCTGAACACTTTTGTATGAGTAACGCTGAGCCACAATCAGATAAGCGCCAAAGTTTAAGGCTGTGATGGCTGCCAACAGCCAGTAAAAGTAATCCAAGCGACTGTGGTTCAAATCCTTACCAAACCAGCTCTTTCCACCTTTTTTCGTTGCTTGGTCCACAATTGTGATCAGGAAACTGCTAAGGAAATTTGCAACCCCGAGAACACTGAGGTACAAACCAATACCCAAACTTCTCATTGAATCTGGAACTTGATCATAGAAGTATTCTTGCAATCCTACTAGACTAAATCCGTCTCCCATTCCAATTATAAGAAACTGAGGAGCTAACCAGAACACGCTCATTGACAGTGATCCCTTTATTGGATCCTTGTGAAAATGGTCTAGTCTCTTTTTTTCAACCAAGGCTGCAACTACCATTGTCACAAATGTGAATATCATCCCAATGCCAATTCTTTGGAGGATACTAATGCCTCTTTCGTTTCCTGACACTCGTCTTAATAATGGGACAAGGAGTTTGTCATAGATTATAACTGAAATGATCATTCCAATGGCGGATAGGCTGTAGACTGAGGCTGGTGGGATAACGAAACTAGGAGTGATGTTGCGGTCCATTGTAGTGCTTTGTTTGATAAAGAATGTTGATGTCTGTGCTACACATATACCGAATGGTAAAGAAGTTAGCCAGATTGGAATTGTCTTAAGAATGAGTTTCGTTTCCTCAACTGTAGTCACTGTTGTGAGTTTCCATGGGGTTTCTTGTTTGTTTGCTGTGCTCTGCTTGTCCTCAATAATTGCAGCCTTGTCAAGAAATCTGAAGATAGTAGAACATTTTCACTCTCCATGTTAAATATAGATGTCGTGTTCCTCAGGGAATCCTGAGGAGTCTATTCCTTATATAATGCAAGTACCAGATAGTAAAACTAAGAATTAGGAAGTTTTAGGTTTGTATAGTATGATTATCTTATGCAACTTAGCAAATTAACTTGGCTTACCTAAGACCCTCCGTGTGGCATAGAAGCCTTCCTTGAGTGTTTGCTGACTTAGGAACCTCATGCAACTGATCTGGGCTAGAAGGAAGTGGCAGCTTTCTCTTAGTAAAAGCTGCAACAAAGACTTGCAGCATTGGTGTTAAGGGGCTTCCTGATGCTATCCTAAAGCGATAAAATGGCCTTCCCATACAGAAGATCACAATAGTAGAAGCCATAATACATGTGAGGATAATATCTGCTGCGCCCCAACTCACATTGTCTTGGACATAAACAATTACAGTCACGGCAACTATAAGTCCAGAACAAAGGCCACAGTTCCACCAGTTAAAAAAAGACaacttttttcttctttcttcgGGATGATCATCATCAAATTGGTCTGCCCCAAAGCTTTCAAGAGACGGCTTGTGCCCTCCAGTACCAATAGATATCAAATAGATGGCAATAAAGAAGACAACCTCATGGACCTTCCTTGGCTTGTGGCATAAGCCAGAAGCGCAAGGCTTCCAGCTCGGGATCACTCTTGACATTGTCAGAAGAAGTAAACCCTATTTAAAATGAAGAAGGTAAACAATTAAGGAAGTGGAATGGCGTGGTTCTATTATAAATAGTTCAATTTTCTTTTGAGTATCGAATGAGATTGATTACCAGAAGGTAAATTACAGATGATACAAGCACTGTGGAGAATCGACCTAAGTAGGCATCAGCTATGAATCCCCCCACCAGTGGCATTATAGTAGTTACACCAGCCCAATGGTTGACACTCTGTGCTGCAGTTTTAAGGTCCTGATGAATCACCTTGGTTAGGTATATGATCAGACTTGTTGCTATCCCGAAGTAACTCAACCTCTCACTGAACTCGATTGCTGTAGAAAAAGGGAAAAAATATACATAGTTCACAGTTACCATGTTAAGAGTTGTAAGAGGATAGGTATCACTTTTAAGCAGCACTACAATGGTGCAGGAAAAAGAAGAGAGGATATATTTTTCCGCAAGGTACATCAGAAATTTCAGTTTAATATAGATTCTTCTAATGATTGTACATCAGAAATATCACTTCTAATATAGATTCTTTGTTCAAGCTCCAAACTTCATACCACAAGACAGAAAGATTGATCACACTGTAAAGCATGATTTTTTAAAAGGTGCAGTTGGTAAATTTTCCGTTTTTATGGGGCATCTGATACATGCATCAATGTGACCACAATATTGTCACATTATGTAGTGACACCTAATATGTTGGATTTTTTTGCAAACTCACGAAGAATATCCTATGTTTTCAGTTAGAGGTTGAGACATATGATAATGATGTTTGACACCCTTAAATTCTTTGAAGTCGTATACTTATGTTCAAAGTAGTCAAGTTTCTGCACATTATAAAGCCGAATAGTACCAGCAGAGCATGTAGTTAAGAACATGAATTATCATAGCACGAAGCAGACATGGCTTTCATATCTAGTGTCGTAGTACTTACTGATAATAAACAGAGAGGCTTTCCATACACCAGTAGAAGCTCGGAGAGGAACCTTGCCTTTATGATCCACAGAATAGTCTTGTACAAGTCTATCTTCTTTAGGATTGAAGGATTCTTCTTTCTTTAGTTCCTTCATCTTCTGTTATCACTACAAAAGAGAGAAAATAAGTAGGCTAATATTGAAAAGGTTGCTGTTTTAGGTGGTGTACTTCTAAATGCATATGAAGTACTTGTATATATAGGCATCTTAGAATTGGCTAAACAGGATCTCTCAAGTAACCATCACTCCCTGAGTCCCTGTAGTTTATGCTGTTGGGACGCTCGACATGTATCATGGTCACGTGTTGATATGCCCCCTTACTCGAGACTCGAAAGCAGATATGGTTTAATATGTATATTGTGCAGTGTGTTGATTGGAACAATTTTACACACCCGACACACTCTTAATATGTTTTGAAGCTTAACTTTGAACTGATACAACTATTGTTAGATCAAAGTAGAGATGCAACTTTAGGCCTTAAAGGTATgtagatgtaatttttttaccaagatataattttaaattgtatcTTCTGCAAATAAACCAGAACTGATTTCCTAGCAGAGTTTGTATTCAAAGTAAAGTGAATGGCATTTATGATTTATCTTCATATGGGTCCGGGCTTGTGACTCAATAAAAAACCGTTGGAAGATGGTTACAAACAATCGCTAGTCAGGGACTAGCTGACACCTCTATAAGATTTATCATCCCACGAGTTGCTTTAGAATGACTGAGACATAGATAAAGCAAGATATACTAATACTTGATAGTTGCTTTATACAAGAAATAGAAACATATCAATAGCAACTCAATACATGGAACTAGTGGGAGTGTATACTCAAAAAAGCAAGTAGCTTAAGCCTTTGATTAATTGGTCAATCTGTAGAATTGTACTGCTCCAGCCATAATCTATTTCTTAATTTCTACTTCTACTTGTAGAACTTGAAATAATTATGTCGACAAAATGCTTAAGTATGGTGGAAACATACTGCTCTAATttaacatacagaaaatcatgcTTTTAAAGAGGACCATCTAGATGCAATACGCATTATGGACTGAAATGCTACAggcttgaaaatattttaaatgtgtgCAAATTATTCTCTTCAGGTACAAACGTCAGTTAATTCATGCGGTGATTGACTCAAAGCGGATAATATCACACTATTACGAAGCTAAGTAGGACATCCCAGGATGGGCTAAGGAAGAGGGAGATGGACTTCCAAGCGGAATCCAGGATGGCCTTTGTAGTTTGTAGTATCGGTTTTGGGGAGCCAGATTACATGGTATGGAGACAGAATTCTACGGGTGTTAGTACTATGTGTGAAGGGGAAGATTGTTGGTTTATCTCGCCTCAATTACGAAAGGAGCGAAATGTAGATTAATAAATAacccagtttttttttttttgaaaaggaaTTAATAACCCAGGTTGATTTACTAAAAGAGTATGTCAACTTTTGTTAAATTAAGAACATGGTTCAATGAACGGGGCAAGTACTATTGTTAAAAGAAATAGAAAAGACATTATGTTAACTATCAAGAAGATGCCAAAGGACTTGTGAGATAATGCATAGACTCAGATGATTACAACTTGTTTTGCATATCACACGTTTGCTGAGTTCCCATCAAGACAAATTGCACAGCCACAGCTTAATACTGAGTGTAACAAAAAAGGATGCTATTTTAAAACATTACTAATATGCTGTATTTTTATGAGATTTGAACTCTCGACATTTAAGAAGTGAGAGTGTCTCGACAATCAGGAAATGAGAATGATACGTTTAAAACACCGAGAAAGTCTCTCGTGAACCTGACCTCTTATACCATGATAAATGATTAATTCTCTCAAAATCTCGACATAGGATCATACTCTAACACAAAAGACCAGAAGTATGCAAAATGTACAGTACATTACCATATTATAATCACGTTCATATGTAACATAATGGATTTGGAGAACTCGGAAAAAGTTAAAGAAGAACTGTTTGAATATCATTGATTCCTTTAGTGGTCATAGTGTCATACTGTAATTAGTTGCATTTCACAGAGAAGCAAATAAAAAACAAGTTTCTTACTGTGATTAGCAATTGGCACTAATGACCTACTAAAAATATTGGACGACATCATTACTCTAAACTTGATTAACTACTAGAGCCTATTAGAACATGGTTGACAATTGATGTCAATGTTCAAACTTCAATGACAGTACAGTTGAAGACAACTAGTGCTATGTTCAAAGCCAATACTCTCTCTATCTCGATGGACTTATCCCTTTGacttttgactagtcaaattgattatattttaattgaaatatatatatatatataattaaaaaatatataaaaataatttcatcgAAAAgtaatctagtctattttaatatgtaactttccattttctaaaacaacaaataaatattttttaatagttggtcaaaaattagtcaatttgactcttcgaaaaacaaaacaacgtgtaaattgagacggagtgagtataattttatgtataattaaaCCGAACCAAACGAATGCAAT of Daucus carota subsp. sativus chromosome 3, DH1 v3.0, whole genome shotgun sequence contains these proteins:
- the LOC108215141 gene encoding protein NRT1/ PTR FAMILY 5.6; the encoded protein is MKELKKEESFNPKEDRLVQDYSVDHKGKVPLRASTGVWKASLFIITIEFSERLSYFGIATSLIIYLTKVIHQDLKTAAQSVNHWAGVTTIMPLVGGFIADAYLGRFSTVLVSSVIYLLGLLLLTMSRVIPSWKPCASGLCHKPRKVHEVVFFIAIYLISIGTGGHKPSLESFGADQFDDDHPEERRKKLSFFNWWNCGLCSGLIVAVTVIVYVQDNVSWGAADIILTCIMASTIVIFCMGRPFYRFRIASGSPLTPMLQVFVAAFTKRKLPLPSSPDQLHEVPKSANTQGRLLCHTEGLRFLDKAAIIEDKQSTANKQETPWKLTTVTTVEETKLILKTIPIWLTSLPFGICVAQTSTFFIKQSTTMDRNITPSFVIPPASVYSLSAIGMIISVIIYDKLLVPLLRRVSGNERGISILQRIGIGMIFTFVTMVVAALVEKKRLDHFHKDPIKGSLSMSVFWLAPQFLIIGMGDGFSLVGLQEYFYDQVPDSMRSLGIGLYLSVLGVANFLSSFLITIVDQATKKGGKSWFGKDLNHSRLDYFYWLLAAITALNFGAYLIVAQRYSYKSVQARGAVAIADCYEGDSNEEIP